GTGCATAGCTTGGTTGGCTTTGGCGGTCTCGTTCATGCATAACTGTGAACGGACGTCGAAGAAGGAGGGAAGGGGCTTGGTGTTCTGAAGAATAGTAGCCACGGTCTCGTATTGTTCGGTGAGGCCAGCCAAGGTTTGAAGGACGAGGGACTGTTCGTCGACCGGCGCGTCAACTTTGCTGAGTTGATCTGCCAAGACTTTGATCTCATGGCAGTAGGCGTTCATGTTAGGAAAATTCTCTAGACGGATGGTGGCGAATTTTTGTTTTAGGTAGAGGGCACGAGTAGCTTTGTTGTCTTGGAAAAGGGATTCAATGGCTTTCCAGGCATCATAGGCGGTGATTTTGGTTTTTATGACCGTTTTGAGTAGGCTCGTGGAGATGGTGCCATATATCCATTGAAGGACTATGGCATCGAGGCGTTCCCACGAGTCGGTAGGAGAAGCGATGGGTCTGGTTGTTTGTCCTTGTCGGTTGAGGAGGAGGGAGTAGTGGGTGGTGGGCGAGGGGCGAGGTGGTCGGAGACGAGATATCC
This is a stretch of genomic DNA from Helianthus annuus cultivar XRQ/B chromosome 16, HanXRQr2.0-SUNRISE, whole genome shotgun sequence. It encodes these proteins:
- the LOC110919555 gene encoding uncharacterized protein LOC110919555, with the translated sequence MVGTFSPPLYGISRLRPPRPSPTTHYSLLLNRQGQTTRPIASPTDSWERLDAIVLQWIYGTISTSLLKTVIKTKITAYDAWKAIESLFQDNKATRALYLKQKFATIRLENFPNMNAYCHEIKVLADQLSKVDAPVDEQSLVLQTLAGLTEQYETVATILQNTKPLPSFFDVRSQLCMNETAKANQAMHSASQAATALHTQSQSRSSPSTNSAPQAPSEARSDSHRGRGRTRGRGRGRCNFSQPGRTRGSTSYTGQSPHPYIVFP